A DNA window from Zerene cesonia ecotype Mississippi chromosome 28, Zerene_cesonia_1.1, whole genome shotgun sequence contains the following coding sequences:
- the LOC119837707 gene encoding facilitated trehalose transporter Tret1-like has translation MVPPYVKQTWTVLGVLINMLGQGMLLSYSSSLIPALQAPDSDIPIDIHMSSWIASCIGIAGFPGFLVSSLLMDLKGRKMAHAIVMIPGTIGWLLIYFASDVRTIIIGRLLGGLTASATVCLGAVVIGEFSSPTNRGVFLNMKTVAVCLGNTIIHILGYFLHWRTIALLGVVPLAIALSIVMTWPESPAWLASKKRFEESEKSFLWLRGDSETSRREFDELIRAQKERMSEIPLNLTMKTRITGFFKKFTRRDFIKPLIIIIFSATLLETCGRHIFPAYALQIIAEVTGNKLNSFYYTLSIDIIITASAMLSSILVKLLKRRTLLFATAFPAIIVLFCACLYLFLAAQGVISTTRTWIPIMLFVMYFILANLGCTPIPLALLGEVFPLAHRGSGSLMSGFALSLLLMFALQVTPYLLVSVKVYGTFAFFGTLMGISLIVLHFILPETKDKTLQEIEDYFNNGKFKENLNDDEAGKKMLNNEKVYKV, from the exons ACATGGACGGTGCTAGGTGTACTAATCAACATGCTAGGACAAGGCATGCTACTAAGTTACTCTTCTAGCCTGATCCCCGCCCTCCAGGCACCCGACTCCGATATTCCTATTGACATTCACATGTCATCGTGGATTG CATCATGCATCGGTATTGCTGGTTTTCCTGGCTTCCTCGTATCAAGCTTACTCATGGATTTAAAAGGGAGAAAAATGGCGCACGCGATCGTCATGATACCTGGTACTATCGGATGGTTGCTGATATATTTCGCATCGGATGTAAGAACTATAATAATTGGAAGATTACTGGGTGGCCTCACAGCTAGTGCCACTGTTTGTTTGGGGGCTGTGGTTATCGGCGAATTTAGCAGCCCAACTAATAGAGGAGTGTTTCTCAATATGAAGACGGTCGCCGTTTGCCTTGGGAATACGATAATTCACATTCTGGGATACTTTTTGCACTGGAGAACTATTGCACTGCTAGGTGTCGTGCCGCTTGCCATCGCGCTCTCTATCGTTATGACCTGGCCAGAGAGCCCCGCGTGGTTGGCGTCGAAGAAACGGTTTGAAGAAAGCGAAAAATCTTTTCTGTGGTTGAGAGGTGACAGTGAAACGTCTCGGCGAGAATTTGACGAGTTGATCCGTGCGCAGAAGGAAAGAATGTCGGAAATTCCACTGAATTTAACAATGAAGACGAGGATCACTGGATTCTTTAAGAAGTTCACTCGACGCGATTTTATTAAACCacttattataatcatattcaGTGCGACGTTGTTAGAAACGTGCGGCAGACATATCTTCCCTGCGTATGCGCTACAAATTATTGCAGAGGTcactggaaataaattaaattcgttttACTATACTTTATCAATTGACATAATTATAACCGCGAGCGCTATGTTATCTTCAATTCTagtcaaattattaaaacgtaGGACCTTGTTGTTTGCTACAGCGTTCCCTGcgataattgttttgttttgtgcttgtttatatttattcttagcTGCTCAAGGAGTCATTTCAACAACACGGACGTGGATACCAATAATGTTGTTTGTTATGTACTTCATCCTTGCTAATTTAGGTTGTACGCCCATACCATTGGCGTTGTTAGGTGAGGTGTTCCCTCTAGCTCATAGAGGATCAGGTTCTTTGATGTCTGGTTTTGCGTTATCCTTATTGTTGATGTTTGCTCTGCAAGTTACTCCATATTTGTTGGTCAGTGTTAAAGTTTATGGCACGTTTGCGTTCTTCGGGACACTTATGGGGATATCGTTGATAGTTCTTCATTTCATTTTGCCTGAAACAAAGGATAAGACGCTTCAAGAAATCGAAGATTACTTCAACAATGGTAAATTCAAAGAGAATTTGAATGATGATGAGGCTGGAAAGAAGATGCTTAATAACGAAAAAGTGTATAAGGTATAA